GCAGGGCGGCCGGGTGGCTAAAGTAACCCCCGGCAGTCCTATACCAAAAATAGCATTGGCTGGCCGTTAACACTTGGACCAAGCTAACCCGGCTGCTCGGAACGTCAACTCCTTTTCCATTGCGGAGACCAGTCCGCACCTCCTACGTTCCCAACAGGTATCAATGGAAGCCAACGTTTGTCGGATCATGAAAATAGCATCGCTTCATCTCTTGTCTGCCTGGTTAGGCATTCAATGCACCATCCATGCTGCCACGCCACCGGAGCCCAAGTTCCGAGCTGCGGAAATCGATAGCAAGATCGCGATCGGTTACGGCGTCGCGACCGGCGATGTGGATGGGGATGGCAAATCCGACATCGTGCTCGCCGACAAGAATCACATTGTTTGGTACCGTAATCCCGACTGGACTAAACATGTCATTGCCGAGCGCCTAACCGAACTGGACCATGTCTGCCTGGCTGTCGCTGATCTGAATGGAGATGGCAAGGTGGAGATCGCAGTAGGGGCGGGATGGAACCCCGGAGACACCCTCAAAAGCGGGGCGAACTTTTTTCTCCTGCCGCCTGTGGATAGAACGCAGCTTTGGAAGCCAGTCACTCTGCCCCATGAGCCAACCGTCCACCGGATGCGCTGGATTCGCAACCCAGCAGGAAACTTCGACCTGGTGGTCGTGCCCTTGCATGGGCGCGGCAACAAGAATGGGCAAGGTGAGGGAGTGCGCATCCATGCGCTCCGAATGCCGCAGGACGTGGGCGGAAACTGGCGCACCGAAATCATTGACTCATCGCTGCACATGACCCACAACTTCCAGCCCGTTCGCTGGGAAGGAAGGAACTGGGACGAGCTCCTGGTAGGAGGGAAGGAGGGGGTGTTCCATTTTATCAAAGAGGCGAACGGCTGGCGCCGTCAACAGATCGTCGGTAACGAGGGCAGCGAGACCAATTTCATCGGTGCGGGCGAGGTTCGCGATGGTCTGCTGCCCGGAAAAAAACGATTCGTCGCCACGGTCGAACCCATGCACGGGAACCAAGCGGTGGTCTACACCGCACCCCCGACCGGATCGGCCAAACGATTCTGGCAACGCCGAGTCATCGACGAACAACTGGTCGATGGTCACGCCGTTGCTTGCGGTGACCTGCTGGGCGTTGGCTATGATCAGATCGTCGTAGGCTGGCGCGCGATGAATCGCCCGGGAATCAAAGTGGGCATCAAGCTCTTCACCCCGCTGGACAACGAGGCCAAAGACTGGCGAACCACGCTCATCGACGATAACAAAATGGCCTGCGAGGACCTCTGCCTCGCCGATCTCAATGGCGACGGCAAGCTCGACATCATCGCCGCCGGACGCGCCACCAAAAACGTGACGGTCTATTTCAACGAGACTCCCAAGCCGTAGATTTGAAGTGCTGCCTTCCTTGAAGCTCACAAACCTGTCCCGACTAGAACCGGGAAACTGAGGATTGACCCGCAAAGGACGCTAAGGACGCCATGCGGGATCACCGAAAAAGAGGAGCCCGACTTCCTCACTTGGAAGGCACGAAGCTCACTAAGCTTTCCGCAGGAAACCGGCAGAAAGAGAAAGACCTGTTCCTGTTCTTCTTCTCTGGCTCGGACCCGGTTCTGTTCGCTTCCGGAGCTTTGTGAGTTTAGCCTGCCCTTCGTAGCCGCGGCGGCGAAGTAGGGTGCCTTAGTGAGAGACATTCGGGGTCTTTCCCCTTCCCCATCGCGTCCTTTGCGTCCTTCGCGGTTCAAAAAACTCGGTCCGCTTCTTTCGTCTCCTTTCGTTCTTTGCGGCTACTGCTGGAGTTCCTGCTAACAAAGCGCACTCACCCTCCCAACGACACGGTCTGATCGACAGTCAAGAAGTGCAGCCATCGATGGGTGACTGGCCGCTGATAAATCGCCTCGAGCGCGAGCGCATAGATCCGAATCTGCACTTCATAGTGTTTCGCCCGGGCG
This genomic stretch from Verrucomicrobiales bacterium harbors:
- a CDS encoding VCBS repeat-containing protein, which encodes MKIASLHLLSAWLGIQCTIHAATPPEPKFRAAEIDSKIAIGYGVATGDVDGDGKSDIVLADKNHIVWYRNPDWTKHVIAERLTELDHVCLAVADLNGDGKVEIAVGAGWNPGDTLKSGANFFLLPPVDRTQLWKPVTLPHEPTVHRMRWIRNPAGNFDLVVVPLHGRGNKNGQGEGVRIHALRMPQDVGGNWRTEIIDSSLHMTHNFQPVRWEGRNWDELLVGGKEGVFHFIKEANGWRRQQIVGNEGSETNFIGAGEVRDGLLPGKKRFVATVEPMHGNQAVVYTAPPTGSAKRFWQRRVIDEQLVDGHAVACGDLLGVGYDQIVVGWRAMNRPGIKVGIKLFTPLDNEAKDWRTTLIDDNKMACEDLCLADLNGDGKLDIIAAGRATKNVTVYFNETPKP